Proteins from a single region of Drosophila biarmipes strain raj3 chromosome 3R, RU_DBia_V1.1, whole genome shotgun sequence:
- the LOC108026332 gene encoding calponin homology domain-containing protein DDB_G0272472 isoform X1, producing the protein MKADNFFKYGAPLYQAKSTRSTQNQPQVQAGNINLGHLTSSSLLTSDDLRHLTQQRSTGYSDRESLASVSSAGGRIKRRSRNFPMKSSKGGISKKSKTMDYTNYAYNEAVGRLKVMLADNSYVAPKLGGGAGGVSSYLRNFNEDSGDNFSDNLSVIERPVFSDISKYLSPSQKSRISSYRPKKSYTSGYLSASKENLASTPALYPSSAVPPAAPLPADSVPAPVEIFSFIEKQEDYIEQLEKESKYCRNELTNLLGKVKDVINENEQLTENARSELVALGSGKPHAPITTTSPSSDSDEHLVFASGRKTPSTPRKSTSKGQVQSPRYASAPNIVYEARISELEAELMQASIDLRRLRTENEELKRKLAHTDPLTTVATLTGGTNCELHRKQLENLQQDKQTLEESVRHLQRLLDEAKAQGQGSASSKRYINDLVQMERSQAELEVRHLRDELDRQHERVRELQHEMARRLAEERASAERRYNSQVDQLGGDLSCQWEQVAKLQLDLERQKRYETDLKRDVASRNSQIEELKMELRANRTTFLADMAQVNAEKQSLEQDITSLRLQLDRAARETKTEAARLNAEINSLRQRLDRGDADLLHSKREVLRLNDEIANLEKELAYGELKNEIRPTKKDLDKRISEMQDKHAGTVNELEEMITSQKQLMDKLTNECKALTGKLEDTTYKHKEEISALQSNLEYLSNRMLSNEEHMSKLDSSPHDYTSLVTGKAAYDYQAATYGTPIESIQSTPQPHNSAGDEDYTNGGIGLADGASASASAAATTAASIAAGAAAAAAAAAGSAVSGRKSSIADYGLQDNDDENLKDNLGLGEKQQQQQQQQDLDRQREREERDRELQQLREQREKREREREREREREQAEQLQQQQQAEQQQQPQQQQQQQPSLGESSITNAGSANLAAYNTDYSAYDQQQYEAGAYDPSAYGQQQYEGQQYDYGDSGAGYDYAATDYGQSGYQYDATPGGTAASQPQSQSQYQTPAAPQRVATDYNRSPPPLAAATAGITSPPATGGAGAIGGAGATGSSGATGTPLSATGRPQSRPGSGAVGSAASAGAVAGGKSTLPQQPAASAAGKK; encoded by the exons ATGAAAGCAGACAACTTCTTCAAGTACGGCGCCCCTTTGTACCAAGCGAAAAGTACCCGGAGCACCCAGAACCAACCGCAAGTCCAAGCGGGCAACATCAACTTGGGCCATCTGACATCGTCCTCGCTGCTGACGAGCGACGACCTGCGTCATCTCACCCAGCAGCGGAGCACCGGATACTCGGACAGGGAGAGCCTCGCCAGCGTGAGCAGTGCGGGTGGCCGGATTAAGAGGCGATCGAG AAACTTCCCCATGAAGTCCTCCAAGGGGGGCATCAGCAAGAAGAGCAAGACCATGGATTACACCAACTATGCCTACAATGAGGCAGTGGGTCGCCTCAAGGTGATGCTGGCGGACAACTCCTATGTGGCGCCTAAGttaggaggaggagcaggaggtgTGTCTTCCTATTTGCGGAACTTCAACGAGGATTCCGGGGACAACTTCTCCGACAACTTATCG GTCATTGAGCGTCCCGTCTTCTCGGACATTTCCAAGTACTTGTCGCCCAGCCAGAAGTCGCGGATCAGCTCGTACCGCCCCAAGAAGAGCTATACCTCGGGGTATCTCTCGGCTTCCAAGGAGAACCTGGCTTCCACCCCTGCTCTCTACCCGAGCTCCGCGGTTCCACCAGCTGCTCCTCTTCCCGCCGACAGTGTTCCGGCTCCCGTGGAGATCTTCAGCTTTATCGAGAAGCAGGAGGACTACATCGAGCAGCTGGAAAAGGAGTCCAAGTACTGCCGCAATGAGCTGACAAATCTCTTGGGTAAAGTAAAGGATGTGATTAACGAGAACGAACAGCTCACGGAGAATGCTCGGTCTGAGCTGGTGGCTCTGGGTTCGGGAAAGCCACACGCACCTATCACCACCACTAGTCCTTCCTCCGATAGTGATGAGCACCTGGTATTCGCCAGTGGACGTAAGACTCCTTCGACACCAAGGAAAAGTACTTCTAAAGGGCAGGTGCAGAGTCCCCGCTATGCGAGTGCTCCAAATATTGTCTATGAGGCCAGGATTAGCGAACTGGAAGCCGAGCTGATGCAGGCCAGCATTGATTTGCGACGCCTGAGGACCGAAAACGAGGAGCTCAAGCGGAAACTGGCCCACACCGATCCACTAACTACAGTGGCCACTTTAACTGGAGGAACCAATTGCGAGTTGCACCGCAAGCAGCTGGAGAACCTCCAGCAGGATAAGCAAACTCTGGAGGAGAGTGTGCGCCACCTGCAGAGGCTCCTGGATGAGGCAAAGGCCCAGGGTCAGGGTAGTGCCTCCTCAAAGCGCTACATAAACGATCTGGTGCAGATGGAGCGCTCCCAAGCGGAGCTGGAGGTGCGTCACCTCCGGGATGAACTGGATCGCCAGCACGAGCGGGTGCGGGAGCTGCAGCACGAGATGGCCAGGCGGCTGGCCGAGGAGCGAGCCAGTGCCGAGAGGCGGTACAACAGCCAGGTGGATCAACTGGGCGGCGATCTCAGCTGCCAGTGGGAGCAGGTGGCCAAGCTGCAGCTGGACCTGGAGCGCCAGAAGCGCTATGAAACCGATCTCAAGCGGGATGTGGCCAGTCGCAATTCGCAGATCGAAGAGCTGAAAATGGAACTGAGAGCCAATAGGACCACCTTCCTGGCGGACATGGCGCAGGTGAATGCGGAGAAGCAATCCCTGGAGCAGGACATCACCTCGCTGCGCCTGCAGTTGGATCGAGCTGCCAGGGAGACCAAGACGGAGGCAGCTCGCCTCAACGCCGAGATAAACTCGCTGCGGCAGCGACTGGATCGCGGGGATGCCGATCTCCTGCACTCCAAAAGGGAGGTGCTGCGGCTCAACGATGAGATAGCCAATCTGGAGAAGGAG CTGGCTTATGGGGAGCTGAAAAACGAGATACGACCCACCAAAAAGGATCTAGACAAGCGGATCTCGGAGATGCAGGATAAGCATG CGGGAACGGTGAATGAGCTTGAGGAAATGATAACATCTCAGAAGCAACTCATGGATAAACTGACGAACGAGTGCAAGGCCCTAACGGGCAAGTTAGAGGATACGACCTACAAGCACAA AGAGGAAATATCTGCTTTACAATCGAATCTAGAGTATCTATCCAATCGAATGTTGAGTAATGAGGAGCATATGAGTAAATTAGATAGCTCACCACATGATTATACTAGCTTAGTTACTGGAAAAG CCGCTTACGACTACCAGGCAGCGACATATGGCACCCCAATCGAATCCATACAAAGCACCCCACAACCACACAACAGCGCCGGCGATGAAGACTACACGAACGGAGGGATTGGCCTGGCCGACGGAGCAAGTGCCTCCGCCTCGGCAGCAGCCACCACTGCAGCCAGCAttgcagcaggagcagctgcagccgctgcagcagcagcaggatcagCCGTCTCGGGACGCAAGAGCAGCATCGCCGACTATGGACTCCAGGATAACGATGACGAGAATCTCAAGGACAACCTTGGCCTGGGcgagaagcagcagcaacaacagcagcagcaggatctGGACAGGCAGAGGGAGCGGGAGGAACGCGACCGGGAGCTCCAGCAACTCCGCGAGCAGCGGGAGAAACGCGAAAGGGAACGTGAGCGGGAGCGGGAACGGGAGCAGGccgagcaactgcagcagcagcagcaggcggagcagcagcaacagccacaacaacagcagcagcagcaaccatcGCTGGGCGAGAGCAGCATCACCAACGCCGGCAGCGCCAATCTGGCCGCCTACAACACCGACTACAGTGCCTACGATCAGCAGCAGTACGAGGCCGGAGCCTACGATCCCAGTGCCTATGGCCAGCAGCAGTACGAGGGTCAGCAGTACGACTACGGAGACTCGGGAGCGGGTTATGATTACGCAGCCACTGACTATGGACAGTCTGGATACCAGTATGACGCCACGCCAGGAGGCACCGCAGCCAGTCAGCcacagtcccagtcccagtatCAAACGCCAGCTGCCCCCCAGCGAGTGGCCACGGACTACAACAGATCGCCACCGCCGTTGGCAGCGGCCACAGCGGGCATTACATCCCCGCCAGCAACGGGCGGAGCGGGAGCAatcggaggagcaggagcaacaGGATCCTCAGGAGCAACTGGAACACCCTTATCCGCAACGGGCCGACCACAATCGCGCCCGGGCAGTGGAGCTGTGGGGTCAGCAGCTTCTGCTGGAGCAGTCGCCGGCGGAAAATCCACTCTGCCACAACAGCCTGCCGCGTCAGCCGCCGGCAAGAAGTAG